From the genome of Plasmodium malariae genome assembly, chromosome: 9, one region includes:
- the PmUG01_09051100 gene encoding conserved Plasmodium protein, unknown function has product MNEIISFLIKWKIVQKVRENNIFIGISKGFFFREFHRHSSNENVLKNKEINRNKKQEIWMKKINSKELPRKKFGNQLGTVARKLYLKYLFKNNKEDVMDYNERNCGGSLEKNYYCKASLGEKNNEICNDYDVKIGNKDKFNSTHITSSTKSINELIVSKNESAYKQKRNEISRFHNNEISSISKSRSIMNTYDLNEQSNKCTWDDVCNELKYHLPFLQPYSITTALNYLSKVNYNEYNIFKLIAENIDERWIKNFNIKDLSLLLLSYSRISSKYDSFINLVSRELLFKICYGTFEDISQIAYSYTKMKKYDYEVFVHLCNETKNKIKSDLHHSANSNSTTYNLNSYSVKGCNGKTQNNNSISHDIKNYINYNVDVKNTIEQNSKNDAKLGKEEFYHTIVEKENSHDKIGNIGVTDSKNKSFGDIDSEFNSKKGSQNSCVIKSSSFLDKEKINDKTNGEIKEDKKYSYICLLVYCTGKMKHCDNSLFDLISKYINFDKLNNIDISNLSYTFSLYNFYKNCFYEKFCLKSIQIIHLTEPLHKVIIMTYLLKYPKVKMLHIYFTYIFCINKEIKENKNTYKQVLFLNMCINSFSFEPFLNFLLDVLANSNKKETYDQSEDINKVCFIVNSLVDYTIFFMQNKNMSSRDFPKVLIILFKIRHKNNDQSTHFSLSDYDQMVPIKKVDALIDEVLDKVINNMKQFHTFDLVNIRNILNLKGENENIQFGQKKREILNFIGSLKR; this is encoded by the coding sequence atgaacgaaataataagttttttaattaagtGGAAAATTGTTCAAAAAGTTCgggaaaataatatttttattggtATAAGTAAAGGTTTCTTCTTTAGAGAGTTCCACAGACATTCGTCAAATGAAAatgtgttaaaaaataaagaaataaatcgaaataaaaaacaagaaatatGGATGAAGAAAATTAACTCAAAGGAACTACCACGTAAAAAGTTTGGAAACCAATTAGGAACAGTAgcaagaaaattatatttaaaatatttatttaagaataataaagaagATGTTATGGATTATAATGAGAGAAACTGTGGTGGTAGTCTTGAGAAAAATTACTATTGTAAGGCTTCATTAGGAGAGAAAAATAATGAGATATGTAATGATTATGACGTAAAAATTGGTAATAAGGATAAATTTAATAGTACTCATATTACAAGTTCTACGAAGAGtattaatgaattaatagTAAGTAAAAATGAATCGGCTTATAAGCAAAAGAGAAATGAAATTTCAAGATTCCACAATAATGAAATAAGTTCTATCTCAAAAAGCAGGAGCATAATGAATACTTACGATTTGAATGAACAGAGTAATAAATGTACATGGGATGATGTATGTAATGAACTGAAATATCATTTGCCATTTCTGCAACCATATAGTATAACGACAGCTTTGAATTATTTGTCTAAAGTAAATTATAACGAATATAACATTTTCAAATTAATAGCTGAAAATATTGACGAAAGGtggataaaaaattttaatataaaagatttaTCCTTATTACTATTATCCTATTCCAGGATAAGTTCAAAATATGACTCGTTCATAAATTTAGTCAGCagagaattattatttaaaatatgctaTGGTACATTTGAAGATATATCTCAAATAGCATATTCCTATaccaaaatgaaaaaatacgATTATGAagtttttgttcatttatgtaatgagacaaagaataaaataaaaagtgacTTACACCATTCTGCAAATAGTAATAGTACTACTTATAACTTAAATAGTTACAGTGTTAAAGGTTGTAATGGTAAAACTCAGAATAATAATTCCATAAGTCatgacataaaaaattacattaacTACAATGTTGatgttaaaaatacaatagAACAAAACAGTAAAAATGATGCGAAATTGGGAAAGGAGGAATTCTACCACACAATAGTTGAGAAAGAAAATTCGCATGATAAAATTGGTAATATTGGAGTAACGGATAGTAAAAACAAATCGTTTGGTGATATAGACAGTGAGTTCAATTCAAAGAAGGGGAGTCAAAATTCATGCGTAATAAAAAGTAGTAGTTTCTtagataaggaaaaaatcaATGATAAAACGAATggtgaaataaaagaagataagaaatattcttatatatgtCTATTAGTGTATTGTACTGGTAAAATGAAACATTGTGATAATAGTTTGTTTGAtttaatttcaaaatatataaattttgacaaacttaataatatagatataagTAATTTGTCGTATACATTTTCTctatacaatttttataaaaattgtttttatgaaaaattctGTTTAAAAAGTATTCAAATTATTCATCTAACTGAACCATTACATAAGGTTATTATCATGACTTATCTGTTAAAATATCCGAAGGTTAAAATGTTACATAtctattttacatatatattttgtataaacaaagaaattaaggaaaataagaatacatataaacaggTGCTGTTTCTAAATATGTGCATAAATAGCTTTTCTTTTGAACCATTTTTAAACTTCTTACTTGACGTACTAGCAAAttcaaacaaaaaagaaacgTATGATCAAAGtgaagatataaataaagtgTGTTTCATAGTAAACAGTTTGGTTgattatacaattttttttatgcaaaataaaaatatgtcttCTCGAGATTTTCCAAAGGTTttgattatattattcaaaatacgccataaaaataatgatcaGTCGACCCATTTCTCCTTATCGGATTATGATCAAATGGTGCCTATAAAAAAGGTCGACGCTTTAATAGACGAAGTTTTAGAcaaagtaataaataatatgaagcAATTTCACACCTTCGACTTGGTTAACATTAGGAATATTCTAAATTTAAAAggtgaaaatgaaaacattCAGTTTGGAcagaaaaaaagggaaattttaaattttattggCTCGCTCAAGCGTTAA
- the IMC1b gene encoding inner membrane complex protein 1b, putative, which yields MKFQNFNIEPRTPLKYGGKEGRSLSSLRGSIPISTSSSCSSTCAPNTKEKETKIIQKQNAELVEKIREVPNYIFHNKTKVIEVPELRFIDKIEYDPQVIEKIKYVPKEVTKYNIIEKKVINNIVTEKKVDVLQVQEKIRFKDQEIVEEVYHYVDKDNNRFINKQGISTENYTSSKDKGVNEKFDQLTYQYINNNINTSNDIDYTKSCGSQLPPLMEPFGPQVYLGENKTFENIFIPKVEKVVEVKKKIDIPINLPIPYIVPKPKVIDVDVPVFKFNDTYVPVPVRQRIIPKVTWSDKVYKVDCLVEKPYLVYHNIIKVVPTDSKITIREYPKGINKINTEELYEADNLALWMRVNADLKHEKDKLKKTQDSLSDHTCECSDCDTYEQNSNSELNSSQDATTIKSSNENLLSTLPLHPGHPLEITHLQNKWIKQETTRIPELYEEKFLDANRNAVFNLSTQIPREAEIEAKQMFQMQKQMDKRELNTISGKLF from the coding sequence ATgaaatttcaaaattttaatatagaaCCAAGAACACCTTTAAAATATGGCGGAAAAGAAGGCAGGTCGTTATCTTCATTAAGGGGAAGCATACCAATATCAACAAGTAGTAGTTGTAGCAGTACTTGTGCCCCAAATACcaaagaaaaagaaacaaaaataatacagaAGCAAAACGCTGAATTagttgaaaaaataagagaagttccaaattatatttttcataataaaacTAAAGTAATAGAAGTTCCGGAATTGAGATTTATAGATAAAATTGAATACGATCCCCAagttattgaaaaaataaagtatgtCCCGAAAGAAGTtactaaatataatattatagaaaaaaaagtaataaacaatattgtaacagaaaaaaaagtggACGTTCTTCAGgtacaagaaaaaataagatttaAAGATCAGGAAATTGTAGAAGAGGTTTATCATTATGTTGATAAAGATAATAACagatttattaataaacaaGGTATATCTACAGAAAATTATACTTCATCAAAGGATAAAGGTGTGAATGAGAAATTTGACCAACTAACCtatcaatatataaataataatattaataccAGTAATGATATTGATTATACCAAAAGTTGCGGAAGCCAGTTACCACCACTCATGGAACCATTTGGTCCACAAGTATATTTAGGAGAGAATAAaacatttgaaaatatattcataccaAAAGTGGAAAAAGTTGttgaagttaaaaaaaaaattgatatacCAATAAATTTACCAATTCCTTATATAGTACCCAAACCTAAAGTAATCGATGTTGATGTTCcagtttttaaatttaatgatACATATGTTCCAGTTCCTGTTCGTCAAAGAATAATACCAAAAGTTACATGGAGTGATAAAGTTTATAAAGTAGACTGTTTAGTAGAAAAACCTTATTTAGtttatcataatataataaaagtgGTACCAACTGATTCTAAAATTACTATTCGAGAATATCCAAAgggaataaataaaataaatacagaaGAATTATATGAAGCTGATAACTTAGCACTATGGATGAGAGTAAATGCTGATTTGAAACACGAGAAGGACAAATTAAAGAAAACACAAGACAGTTTATCTGATCATACGTGTGAATGTTCTGATTGTGATACTTATGAACAAAATTCAAATTCTGAGCTAAATTCATCACAAGATGCAACTACCATTAAATCTTCAAATGAAAATCTTTTAAGTACACTCCCATTACATCCTGGACATCCCCTCGAAATAACTCACTTACAAAACAAATGGATTAAACAAGAAACCACAAGGATTCCAGaattatatgaagaaaaatttttagaCGCTAACAGAAATGctgtatttaatttatctaCACAAATTCCCCGTGAAGCGGAAATAGAAGCTAAACAAATGTTCCAAATGCAGAAGCAGATGGATAAGAGAGAGTTGAACACGATTTCGGGAAAACTATTTTAA
- the PmUG01_09050900 gene encoding phd finger protein, putative: protein MEKGLVVVSNKVKRREIDKSKNKGMNYIENYGMNNHKKVTYNNNNKKTNNKNLKPTNTNSEIRNYSDNNENDPFCYECYHGGNLICCDNCIRSYHIYVSLFFEADKPQQNYNYWYCPLCKRSGVTIDISLKKRKKIKTISTCEEKKEKVKQKSEGSNYTGQINVGENYQVSNVSTFFLNSHSEKYDEPNKSELVYSPYLLERMKESYLSEGQYELVIKNDYELSIFIKELAKNWKCQLGWHPFTPEYAFKILHRVDYNPRRAIELLKSSDFNFLEICDPPIRKYENKWRPRDKRGQISDSPYPSSELLQSYIKRSVEISLDEKKYSYRINEKNKYYCEINKNNIIESSYPHERTRNALKKELDEDEDEDEVELEEEEEDGVLAEEDEEEEEEDDYDEEDKDDEEYYGEDYK from the exons ATGGAAAAAGGGCTTGTCGTGGTTTCgaataaagtaaaaagaagagaaataGATAAGTCTAAAAATAAGGGAATGAATTATATAGAGAATTATGGTATGAACAACCATAAAAAGGtaacatataataacaataataagaaaacaaataacaaaaatttaaaaccAACCAATACAAATTCTGAAATAAGAAACTACAGTGACAATAATGAAAACGATCCTTTCTGCTATGAATGCTATCATGGAGGAAATTTAATTTGTTGTGACAACTGCATCAGATCCTATCACATATACGTAAGCCTATTCTT TGAAGCTGATAAGCCTcaacaaaattataactaTTGGTATTGCCCCCTCTGTAAAAGAAGTG GCGTAACTATtgatatttcattaaaaaaaaggaagaaaataaaaaccaTAAG TACATgcgaagaaaaaaaagaaaaggttAAACAAAAAAGTGAAGGGAGTAATTATACAGGTCAGATCAATGTGGGGGAAAATTACCAAGTGTCCAATGTCtcaaccttttttttaaatagccattcagaaaaatatgatg AGCCGAACAAATCCGAATTAGTTTACTCGCCATACTTATTAGAACGGATGAAAGAAAGCTACTTAAGTGAGGGACAATACGAATTAGTTATCAAAAATGATTATGAATtgtctatttttataaaagagcTAGCCAAAAATTGGAAATGTCAATTGGGGTGGCACCCATTTACTCCTGAATACGCCTTCAAGATTTTACATCGAGTTGATTACAACCCAAGGAGAGCTATAGAATTACTAAAAAGTTctgattttaattttttag AAATTTGTGACCCCCCAATACGAAAATACGAGAATAAGTGGAGACCTCGCGATAAAAGAGGCCAAATATCAG ACTCACCTTATCCCTCCTCAGAGTTGCTACAAAGTTACATCAAGCGCTCTGTTGAAATTTCGCTAGATGAAAAGAAATACAGTTACagaattaatgaaaaaaacaaatattattgcgaaataaacaaaaataatataattgaaTCTAGTTACCCTCATGAAAGAACAAGAAATGCTTTGAAAAAAGAACTAGATGAAGACGAAGACGAAGATGAAGTGGAATtagaggaagaagaagaagatggGGTCTTAGCTGAAGAGGATGAggaggaagaagaagaagacgACTACGATGAAGAGGATAAGGATGATGAGGAGTACTACGGAGAAGATTACAAATAA
- the PmUG01_09050600 gene encoding conserved Plasmodium protein, unknown function: MGEYIRKIPFYNDYEKKKDLLKFSCLKEDNEDELQRNLKKKNMNDDVHFIIKKRENMRDILTHHLHTDNRTQRDILTERKNKLKEDISQNYNAYEKKFPFLIDTTVTKPQETKSIRDVLNDIYEQDDVHKTRLSEDIKTKAMLLERRKKLFIAELSGKDAEGTQLRKGIHPHAANYVMEVVKNKNKLLTLKNYGLGQSPSDFVFSYPDIKARGRGGYATEIMKSNILKNKNEKTQKW; the protein is encoded by the exons ATGGGGGAATACATAAGAAAAATACCCTTTTATAAcgattatgaaaaaaagaaagatctCTTAAAATTTTCCTGTTTAAAAGAAGATAATGAGGATGAGTTGCAAAGAAACttgaagaagaaaaacatGAACGATGATGTTCATTTTATAA TAAAGAAACGGGAAAACATGAGGGACATTCTGACGCACCACCTTCATACAG ACAATAGGACCCAAAGGGATATACTTACTGAGAGAAAA aataaattgaAAGAGGATATCTCTCAGAACTACAATgcatacgaaaaaaaatttccgtTTCTTATTGATACTACTGTGACAAAACCTCAAGAAACGAAGAGTATAAGGGACGTATTAAACGATATATACG agCAGGATGACGTACATAAAACTAGATTAAGTGAAGATATTAAGACAAAAGCAATGTTATTGGAAAGGAGAAAAAAGCTTTTTATCGCTGAGTTAA GTGGCAAGGATGCAGAAGGTACCCAGTTAAGGAAGGGGATTCATCCCCATGCAGCGAATTATGTTAT GGAAGtcgtaaaaaataagaacaaatTGTTAACCCTAAAAAATTATGGGTTGGGGCAATCCCCTTCAGATTTCGTTTTTTCATATCCTGACATTAAGGCAA gagggaGAGGGGGATATGCCACTGAAATAATGAAATcaaatatactaaaaaataaaaatgaaaagactCAAAAATGG
- the DPM1 gene encoding dolichol-phosphate mannosyltransferase, putative, translating to MYSIILPTYNEKENLPYIIYMIINELKKKRINFEIIVVDDNSEDETAKVYKTLQTIFKEERLLLIEREGKYGLSSAYMDALKIVSGNFVIIMDADLSHHPKYIYNFIKKQKETNCDIVTGTRYSKDGGISGWSYKRILISRVANFLSQFLLFINLTDLTGSFRLYKTEVLKEIIQQVEGKGYVFQMEVIVRAKKLGKYIEEVGYVFVDRLFGRSKLSSNEVFQYLIGLLRLFWTV from the coding sequence ATGTATTCCATCATTCTACCAACATACAACGAGAAGGAAAATTTGCCATacatcatatatatgattataaacgagctaaaaaaaaaaaggattaattttgaaataatagtagtagatGACAACAGTGAAGATGAAACTGCTAAAGTTTACAAAACTCTTCAgacaatttttaaagaagaaAGATTGCTATTAATAGAGAGAGAAGGAAAATATGGTTTAAGTTCTGCATATATGGATGCATTAAAAATAGTGTCTggtaattttgttattataatgGATGCTGATTTATCGCACCATccgaaatatatatataattttataaaaaaacaaaaagaaacgAACTGTGATATTGTAACAGGTACTAGGTATAGTAAAGATGGAGGAATATCAGGATGGTCTTATAAACGAATTCTCATTAGTCGTGTAGCCAACTTTTTATCACagtttcttttatttattaatctGACGGATCTAACTGGATCCTTCAGATTATATAAGACAGAAGTACTTAAAGAAATCATTCAGCAAGTAGAAGGAAAAGGATATGTGTTTCAAATGGAGGTTATTGTAAGAGCAAAGAAATTAGGTAAATACATTGAAGAAGTTGGTTACGTGTTTGTTGATAGACTCTTTGGTCGATCAAAATTGAGTTCAAATGAAGTTTTTCAGTATCTTATTGGTCTATTAAGGCTCTTTTGGACTGTCTAA
- the PmUG01_09050800 gene encoding conserved Plasmodium protein, unknown function — protein sequence MLRLKMVNEEKELMSYHEYKRRVKKITEELKREKKKTINKSKKSENLLKLEEELNRLIVLYNNKGSNNNKRGEGEEEKEEIEKDNNLSFTDNLYSYNEISKKMLKNKKKTQLKELEEELNEKSKNKIGEVEYNELLEILKKLNKTIYSIAPDGNCLYESILHQLRQRRTNNYEFSRRDFLNQLSEDNFSLEKVDLKNYENKKNFDFTIFTDINPYDLNSEILRFLTAIYILQNEEIFKYFIYNEDDYADNDVYFSYCQGITNGVYGSEIEIKALSNILQKKITVFDTNMNISYGEDYEKELFICFHHNLYALGKHYNSVIDLQT from the exons ATGTTAAGGTTAAAAATGGTAAATGAAGAGAAGGAGCTTATGAGTTATCATGAATATAAAAGGAGGGTAAAGAAAATCACAGAGGagttaaaaagagaaaaaaaaaagaccataaacaaaagtaaaaagagcgaaaatttattaaagcTTGAAGAAGAATTAAATCGGTTGATCGTACTTTACAATAACAAGggaagtaataataataagaggGGTGAAGGTGAAGAGGAGAAAGAGGAAATTGAAAAGGATAACAATTTATCATTTACcgataatttatattcatataatgaaatatctAAAAagatgttaaaaaataagaaaaaaacgCAACTGAAGGAATTAGAGGAAGAACTAAatgaaaaatcaaaaaataaaattggtGAAGTagaatataatgaattattagaaatattaaaaaaattaaacaagaCGATTTATTCTATAGCTCCTGATGGAAACTGTTTATATGAATCAATTTTACATCAACTTAGACAAAGAAGgacaaataattatgaatttaGTAGAAGGGACTTTTTAAATCAATTAAGTGaagataatttttcattagaaAAAGTtgatttgaaaaattatgaaaacaaaaaaaattttgactttactatttttacaGATATTAATCCATACGATTTGAACAGCGAAATTCTAAGATTCCTTACGGCTATATACATATTGCAAAATgaggaaatatttaaatattttatttacaatgAGGATGATTACGCTGATAATG ATGTGTATTTTAGTTATTGTCAAGGAATTACCAACGGGGTTTACGG GAGTGAAATTGAAATAAAAGCTCTCTCGAATATACtacaaaagaaaattacCGTCTTTGACACAAACATGAACATATCATAC GGAGAGGATTATGAAAaggaattatttatatgcttTCACCACAATTTATATGCACTAG gAAAGCATTACAACTCAGTTATTGATCTTCAAACGTAA